A single Syngnathoides biaculeatus isolate LvHL_M chromosome 18, ASM1980259v1, whole genome shotgun sequence DNA region contains:
- the atg101 gene encoding autophagy-related protein 101, whose amino-acid sequence MRGGLAMNCRSELLEVTVEARQVEEAMLSLLHTILLHRSTGKFHYKKEGTYSIGTVGTVDIDCDFIDFTFVRISSEELDRVIRKAVSEFKDALSISGSDGIGQISLEFFQKKKSRWPFSDECIPWEVWSIKVNVVNLANEQERQICREKVGEKLGEKVINVVEVINRHEYLPKMPTQSEVDNVFDTSLREVQPYLYKITYQITDTLGTSVSTTMRRLIKDTLAL is encoded by the exons ATGCGTGGAGGTTTGGCAATGAATTGTCGATCAGAGCTGCTTGAGGTTACAGTGGAGGCGAGGCAGGTTGAAGAAGCAATGCTGTCTTTACTTCACACAATTTTACTGCACCGCAGCACTGGAAAGTTTCACTATAAAAAGGAAGGTACCTACTCTATCGGCACAGTTGGCACCGTGGACATCGACTGCGACTTCATCGACTTCACTTTTGTAAGAATTTCATCCGAGGAGCTTGACAGGGTGATCAGAAAAGCTGTATCCGAATTCAAG GACGCTTTGAGCATCTCTGGAAGCGATGGCATCGGTCAGATTTCCCTGGAGTTCTTCCAGAAGAAGAAGTCTCGTTGGCCTTTTTCTGACGAGTGTATTCCCTGGGAGGTGTGGAGCATCAAAGTCAATGTCGTCAACTTGGCAAATGAGCAGGAGAGGCAGATCTGCAGAGAGAAAGTTGGCGAAAAACTCGGCGAGAAGGTGATCAACGTTGTTGAGGTCATCAATCGCCACGAGTATCTGCCAAAGATGCCCACGCAATCCGAAGTGGACAATGTGTTTGACACCAGTTTGAGAGAAGTCCAGCCTTACCTCTATAAGATCACATACCAAATCACTGACACTCTCGGTACATCTGTGAGTACCACCATGAGAAGGCTGATCAAAGATACCTTGGCACTGTGA